The genomic stretch CACACTAATCTACATTCTAGATTAGATAAAAAAGAGGACATTTTGTCCTCTTTTTTTATGTCTAAATTTTGATTTTCTAATATTAAATTAGCCTATATTGCTGCCAAATAAAATTATATAAAGCTTCTTAAAATATAAATATAAAAAAAGCAGATCAATCGATCTGCTCATTTCCAACGCGTTGTCTAAACTTCTGACCCGCTCTGAAGGTAACTACACGGCGCGCAGAAATTGGAATTTCCTCGCCTGTTTTAGGATTACGTCCAGGACGTTCGCGTTTATCTCTTAATTCGAAATTACCAAAACCAGAAAGCTTAACTTGCTCTCCCGCAATAAGCGCTTGGCTAATTTCGTCGAAGAACAACTCGACCATTTGTTTTGCTTCACGGCGATTTAAGCTGGTTAACTCACTTAAATGATCAGCCATGTCTGCTTTAGTTAATGCTGTCATGAGGCCCTCAATGTCGCTTGATAAGTGTTTTCCAACACTTGGATTATATTGTCCATACCAGATTTAATTTCAGCATCTTCAAGCGTACGTGAAGGATGTTGCCATAATAACGCAAACGCTAATGAGCGTTTACCTTCTTCGACACCCTGCCCCGTATACACATCGAATAACCATGTAGAGTCTAAAAGCTCTCCACCAGTTTTTTCGATTAACTGCTGAATATCTCTAACATTTATATTATCAGAGATTAAAAGCGCAATATCACGTCTGATCGAAGGAAAACGTGATAATTCTGTAAAATTAGATACATAAGATTGCAAAACGGCTGTTTGATCGAGTTCAGCAACCCAAGTTGTGCTCAAATCTAACTCATTTTCTAAAGATGGATGCAAGCGGCCTAAGTAACCAATTGATTGTCCATCAACTAAAATTTCAGCAGACTGCCCTGGATGCAACCATGCACGCTCTGAACGTACATATTCAACTTTGACACGTCCAGCAGCTAAAATCTCTTCAATCTCTCCCTTGAAGTCGAAGAAATCCATTGGCTGAGGCTTAACATGCCAAGATTCAGGTTGTTGTGAACCTACTGCAATCAAAGCTAAAGTCGGAATCTGTTTTAGATCTTCAATACTTTTAGCATCTTGATAATCAAAACGCAGTCCTAATTCAAAGAAACGGACACGACTTTGTTGACGGTTGAGATTATATTGTACGCACGGGATTAAACTTGAAAGCAAAGTACTACGCATCGCAGCCAAATCACTTGAAATTGGATTTGCTAGCATTAACGGGTTTACTTGCGGGTTCAATTGCTTTTCAAGTTTTGCATCAGCAAAGCTAAAACTAATTGCTTCTTGATAACCTAAAGTCACGATAGTTTGGCGTAACTCTGCAATTTCAAATCGGTCTTGATATTTAGCTAATTGAACATCCATGCTTGGTAAGTTAATTTGGATATTGTCATAACCATCAATACGCGCTACTTCTTCAATTAGGTCTTGATAAATAGCCATATCATAGCGATGTGATGGAGGGACTACACTCCAGTCACCTTCAACTTTAACAGTTACTTCACACCCTAGTCGAGTTAAAGCATCTGCAATGAAATCAGCCGTCAATTGATATCCCAACAATTGGTCTACCTGAGCTTGTTTTAGTTCAATTGCTTCACGCTTTGGTAAAATTTCAGTTTTTTCAGCCACAGTAATTGGACCAAATTCACCACCTGCCAACTCTTGAATAAGCTGCGAAGCACGGTTCATGGCAATTAACGGTAATTCAAAATCCACACCGCGTTCATAACGCTGTGAAGAATCTGTGTGTAAACCAAAACGGCGAGCACGTCCAGCAATCGCAAGTGGAGCAAAGAATGCACTTTCTAAGAAAATGTCAGTTGTATCATCGGTTACACTAGATGCTAGACCACCCATAATTCCGGCAATTGCCAAAGCTTTCTGGTCATCAGCAATCACCATAATATCTTCTTGCAATTCAACTTCTTGATCATTTAAAAGTTGTAATTTTTCTTGTGGCTGAGCTTGACGCACATGTACAGTCCCTTCAATTTTAGCTAAATCGAAAGCATGCATTGGCTGACCCAATTCCATAAGGACGTAGTTCGTTACATCAACTAAAATACTATGAGTACGAATCCCTGAACGTGCTAAAGCCTGTTCCATCCACTCAGGAGTAGCAGCTTTTACATTAACGTTTTTAACTACACGTCCTAAGTAGCGTGGAGCACCATCCGTGCTGATTACTACTTTTTTCTCATCAGCAATTGTCGCATCAACCGATTTAATTTCAGGCTCATTCATTTGCAGTTGATTAATTACTGCAATCTCACGAGCGATACCACGGATACTGAAACAGTCACCACGGTTTGGTGTAATACTGATATCAATGACGTTATCATCAAGTTTTAGATATTCACGGATGTTTACCCCTACTGGAGCATCGGCAGGTAGTTCGAGCAAACCATCGATTTTATCTTCAAGATCAATTTCAGAAGCCCCACAAAGCATGCCTTGTGACTCAACTCCACGAAGTTTACCTTTTTTGATTTTAAAATCGCCGGGTAATACAGCACCAATCGTTGCAACTGGAGCTTTCATGCCAGCACGAACATTTGGGGCACCACATACAATTTGTAAAGGCTCACCTGAACCAATATTAACTGTTGTTACACGCAAACGATCTGCATCTGGATGCTGCTCAACTGTTAAAACTTCACCAACCACGACACCAGTAAATGGCTTTGCAACAGGTGCGAGTTCATCAACTTCAAGACCAAGCATAGTCAACTGATCAGACAATGTCTCACTATCAATTGCTGGGTTAACCCATGTGCGTAGCCAATTTTCGCTAATCTTCATCTTTATAAACCTTTTTTAATCCTGAAAAATTGTTAGGCAAATTGGCGTAAGAAACGCACATCATTTTGATAGAACATACGCAAATCATTAATGCCATAACGCAACATTGCAAAACGCTCTACCCCTAAACCAAAAGCAAAGCCTTTGTATTTATCAGGATCAATACCCGCAGCACGCAATACATTTGGATGCACCATGCCACAGCCTAATACTTCTAACCAACGTCCACGCTCATCCATGATATCTACTTCTGCACTAGGCTCTGTAAATGGGAAATATGAAGGGCGGAAACGTACTTTTAAATCTTTCTCAAAAAATTCATTCAGTAGGTTAATCAATAAACCTTTTAATTCAGCAAAGCTTGTGTTCTCAGCAACGTATAAACCTTCGATCTGATGGAACATTGGAGAATGCGTTTGATCCGAATCACAACGGTAAACACGGCCAGGGCATACGATACGAATTGGCGGCTCACTCGTCTCCATTGTACGAATCTGTACCCCAGAGGTATGCGTACGTAGCAAGTGAGTGGCATCAAAGTAGAAAGTATCGTGCATAGCACGTGCCGGATGGTGACCAGGAATATTTAATGCTTCGAAATTATGATAGTCATCTTCAACTTCTGGACCAGTAGCAACTGTAAAACCAGCTTTAGTGAAGAACTGACAAATTCGCTCTTGTACCTGAGTAACAGGATGGACTGTACCAACGCGTTGACCGCGGCCCGGCAAAGTAATATCAATCGTTTCACTTGCTAGTTTTTGTTCAAGTGCTGCCTGTTGTAATGCCGCTTGGCGTTCTGTTAAAGCAGCATTAATTGTTTCTCGAACAGCATGAATCGCAGCACCTTGTACTTTGCGTTCTTCAGGGTCCATTTTCCCTAATGCTTTCGATTGTTCTGCAAGCTGGCTTTTTTTCCCTGTAAATTGCACACGCACCTGATCAAGTGCAACAAGGTCTTGAGCTGCTGCAATGGCAGCAAGCGCTTCTGTGGTCAGGGCTTCCAGTGACATATTAACTCTCAAAGCAACAAATTAAAAAAATATAATAAAACACTGCATTCTAACAGTTTTTCATCGAATTGATGAAGTTTATCCATCATGAAAAATGTATTAGGCAACAAAAAGATAAAACGTATAAGATAATAGCATCGTCAATGAGATCAACTATTATGGCGCTTAATCAGATTTGGAAACAACAACTTACGCTTGTGACATATGGTAATGAATACCTCCGTCAGAATTTAAGCTTTAACCAATGGCGACAACATCATATTTTCGACCATCATAGTTTTCAGTTTCGCGACTTAACTTCACAGCATTTATTGGCTCAACATTTCCAAGTTTGGCTAGAAGCATTAAAAAAACAAGGCACCACTCAGCTCAGTTTACATTTATCAAGCCTTCTCAATGAAGAGCAAAATCCAAACAGTAACGTCGAGCTTTTGCCTTATACTCATTTTATTGTAAGTCATCAAAATAATAAGAAGTTTGCATGGATTTTTGGCCATGAGCTTGCTGAATGGTATAACAATGATAACGAGTTCGAAGCGCCTTCTTCACAAACCTGTGAATTGCGTCTAGAGACATTCTGGCGTTTTGAATTAAATGAAAAATTATCAAAAAAAATTGAAGCTGATCTAAAAAATCCACCATGGCAAGAAATAGCCGACTTTATGGAGAGTG from Acinetobacter pittii encodes the following:
- the pheS gene encoding phenylalanine--tRNA ligase subunit alpha; this encodes MSLEALTTEALAAIAAAQDLVALDQVRVQFTGKKSQLAEQSKALGKMDPEERKVQGAAIHAVRETINAALTERQAALQQAALEQKLASETIDITLPGRGQRVGTVHPVTQVQERICQFFTKAGFTVATGPEVEDDYHNFEALNIPGHHPARAMHDTFYFDATHLLRTHTSGVQIRTMETSEPPIRIVCPGRVYRCDSDQTHSPMFHQIEGLYVAENTSFAELKGLLINLLNEFFEKDLKVRFRPSYFPFTEPSAEVDIMDERGRWLEVLGCGMVHPNVLRAAGIDPDKYKGFAFGLGVERFAMLRYGINDLRMFYQNDVRFLRQFA
- the himA gene encoding integration host factor subunit alpha; translated protein: MTALTKADMADHLSELTSLNRREAKQMVELFFDEISQALIAGEQVKLSGFGNFELRDKRERPGRNPKTGEEIPISARRVVTFRAGQKFRQRVGNEQID
- the pheT gene encoding phenylalanine--tRNA ligase subunit beta; the protein is MKISENWLRTWVNPAIDSETLSDQLTMLGLEVDELAPVAKPFTGVVVGEVLTVEQHPDADRLRVTTVNIGSGEPLQIVCGAPNVRAGMKAPVATIGAVLPGDFKIKKGKLRGVESQGMLCGASEIDLEDKIDGLLELPADAPVGVNIREYLKLDDNVIDISITPNRGDCFSIRGIAREIAVINQLQMNEPEIKSVDATIADEKKVVISTDGAPRYLGRVVKNVNVKAATPEWMEQALARSGIRTHSILVDVTNYVLMELGQPMHAFDLAKIEGTVHVRQAQPQEKLQLLNDQEVELQEDIMVIADDQKALAIAGIMGGLASSVTDDTTDIFLESAFFAPLAIAGRARRFGLHTDSSQRYERGVDFELPLIAMNRASQLIQELAGGEFGPITVAEKTEILPKREAIELKQAQVDQLLGYQLTADFIADALTRLGCEVTVKVEGDWSVVPPSHRYDMAIYQDLIEEVARIDGYDNIQINLPSMDVQLAKYQDRFEIAELRQTIVTLGYQEAISFSFADAKLEKQLNPQVNPLMLANPISSDLAAMRSTLLSSLIPCVQYNLNRQQSRVRFFELGLRFDYQDAKSIEDLKQIPTLALIAVGSQQPESWHVKPQPMDFFDFKGEIEEILAAGRVKVEYVRSERAWLHPGQSAEILVDGQSIGYLGRLHPSLENELDLSTTWVAELDQTAVLQSYVSNFTELSRFPSIRRDIALLISDNINVRDIQQLIEKTGGELLDSTWLFDVYTGQGVEEGKRSLAFALLWQHPSRTLEDAEIKSGMDNIIQVLENTYQATLRAS